Proteins from one Fusobacterium periodonticum 1_1_41FAA genomic window:
- the purD gene encoding phosphoribosylamine--glycine ligase, with translation MKVLIVGSGGREHAIAWKISQNPKVNKIFAAPGNAYNKVIKNCENINLKTSNEILNFAIKEKVDLTIVGSEELLVDGIVDKFQENNLTIFGPNKEAAMLEGSKAFAKDFMQKYGVKTAKYQSFTDKEKAIKYLDEMSYPVVIKASGLAAGKGVVIAQNRKEAEDTLNDMMTNKVFAAAGDTVVIEEFLDGVEISVLSITDSEVIIPFISAKDHKKISEKETGLNTGGMGVIAPNPYYTKTIEEKFIQNILNPTLKGIKEEKMNFAGIIFFGLMVANGEVYLLEYNMRMGDPETQAVLPLMKSDFLDVINSALNKDLKNIKIDWENKSACCVVMAAGGYPVKYEKGNLISGLEKFDVSNSDNKVFFAGVKEENDKFYTNGGRVLNVVSIQDNLEKAIEAAYKNVKEISFKDNYCRKDIGTLYVPIKN, from the coding sequence ATGAAAGTTTTAATAGTTGGTTCTGGTGGTAGAGAACATGCAATAGCTTGGAAAATTTCTCAAAATCCAAAAGTGAATAAAATATTTGCAGCACCAGGAAATGCTTATAATAAAGTTATTAAGAATTGTGAAAATATAAATTTAAAAACTTCTAATGAGATTCTAAATTTTGCAATAAAAGAAAAAGTTGATTTAACTATTGTTGGAAGTGAAGAATTATTAGTTGATGGTATAGTTGATAAATTTCAAGAAAATAATTTAACTATATTTGGGCCAAATAAAGAAGCTGCTATGCTTGAAGGGTCAAAAGCTTTTGCAAAAGATTTTATGCAAAAATATGGAGTTAAAACTGCTAAATATCAATCTTTTACTGATAAAGAAAAAGCTATAAAATATTTAGATGAAATGTCTTATCCTGTTGTTATAAAAGCAAGTGGACTTGCTGCAGGAAAAGGGGTTGTAATTGCTCAAAATAGAAAAGAAGCAGAAGATACTTTAAATGATATGATGACTAATAAAGTATTTGCTGCAGCAGGAGATACTGTTGTAATTGAAGAATTTTTAGATGGTGTTGAAATTTCTGTTTTATCTATTACAGACTCAGAAGTAATAATACCTTTTATTTCAGCTAAGGACCATAAGAAAATATCTGAAAAAGAAACTGGTTTAAATACTGGTGGTATGGGAGTAATTGCACCTAATCCATATTATACAAAAACTATTGAAGAAAAATTTATTCAAAATATATTGAATCCTACTTTAAAGGGAATTAAAGAAGAAAAAATGAATTTTGCTGGAATAATATTCTTTGGCTTAATGGTTGCAAATGGAGAAGTATATTTACTTGAATATAATATGAGAATGGGAGATCCTGAAACTCAAGCAGTTTTACCACTAATGAAATCAGATTTTTTAGATGTAATTAACTCAGCTTTAAATAAAGATTTAAAGAATATAAAAATTGATTGGGAAAATAAATCAGCTTGTTGTGTAGTGATGGCAGCAGGTGGATATCCTGTTAAGTATGAAAAAGGAAATCTTATCAGTGGTCTAGAAAAATTTGATGTAAGCAATTCTGATAATAAGGTTTTCTTTGCAGGAGTAAAAGAAGAAAATGATAAGTTCTACACTAATGGTGGTAGAGTTTTAAATGTTGTTTCTATTCAAGATAATTTAGAAAAAGCTATTGAGGCTGCATATAAAAATGTAAAAGAAATTTCATTTAAAGATAACTATTGTCGTAAAGATATAGGAACTTTATATGTACCTATAAAAAATTAA
- the citC gene encoding [citrate (pro-3S)-lyase] ligase, whose protein sequence is MSEYNISKIYENDKRSFKLIDNLLAKEEIRRDKNLDYTCAMFDDDMNIIATGSCFKNSLRCLAVDNSHQGEGLMNQIVTHLVDYEFSRGLSHLFLYTKNKSMKFFKDLGFYEIINIENQIVFMENKRTGFSDYLDNLKKDMREGKEIASLIMNANPFTLGHQYLVEKAANENDILHLFIVSDDSSLVPFKVRKKLVIEGTKHLKNISYHETGDYIISSATFPSYFQKDEVAVIESQANLDIEIFTKIAKSLNINRRYVGEEPNSLVTNIYNQTMLKKLPENNIECVVVPRKKYSDKVISASTIRQIIKNGNLEDLKNLVPKTTYNYFLSDEAKPVIDKIRSQADVIHY, encoded by the coding sequence ATGTCAGAATACAATATTTCTAAAATATATGAAAATGATAAAAGAAGTTTTAAATTAATTGATAACTTACTAGCTAAAGAAGAAATTAGAAGAGATAAAAACTTAGATTATACTTGTGCTATGTTTGATGATGATATGAATATTATTGCAACTGGAAGCTGTTTTAAGAATAGCTTAAGATGCCTTGCTGTAGATAATTCTCATCAAGGAGAAGGACTTATGAATCAAATAGTTACTCACCTTGTAGATTATGAATTCTCAAGAGGACTAAGCCATTTATTTTTGTATACTAAAAATAAATCTATGAAATTTTTTAAAGATTTAGGTTTTTATGAAATTATAAATATAGAAAATCAAATTGTCTTTATGGAAAATAAGAGAACTGGTTTTTCTGATTATTTAGACAATTTAAAAAAGGACATGAGAGAAGGTAAAGAGATTGCTTCTCTTATTATGAATGCAAATCCTTTTACCTTGGGGCATCAATATTTGGTTGAAAAAGCTGCAAATGAAAATGATATTTTACACCTATTCATAGTCAGTGATGATAGTAGCTTAGTTCCTTTTAAAGTAAGAAAAAAGCTTGTTATAGAAGGAACAAAACATCTAAAGAATATCTCTTATCATGAAACAGGAGATTATATAATAAGTAGTGCTACTTTCCCAAGTTATTTTCAAAAAGATGAAGTAGCAGTAATAGAAAGTCAGGCTAATTTAGATATTGAAATTTTTACTAAAATTGCTAAGTCCTTAAATATTAATAGACGCTATGTTGGAGAAGAGCCTAATAGCTTAGTAACAAATATCTATAATCAAACTATGTTAAAAAAATTACCTGAAAATAATATAGAATGTGTGGTAGTACCTAGGAAAAAATATTCTGACAAGGTTATAAGTGCTTCAACAATTAGACAAATAATAAAAAATGGAAATTTAGAAGATTTAAAAAATCTTGTTCCTAAAACAACTTATAATTATTTTTTAAGTGATGAAGCAAAGCCTGTGATAGATAAAATTCGTTCTCAAGCTGATGTTATTCATTACTAA
- a CDS encoding LLM class flavin-dependent oxidoreductase, which translates to MENKKVKVSALNLVPQFQGETTIEAINRAVDLAKILEDLDYYRYWVAEHHNFRGVVSSATALLIQHILANTKKIKVGSGGVMLPNHSPLQVAETYGTLETLYPHRVDLGVGRAPGTDAETASLIYRQKYANIHNFMEDILQLERYFGSEEEQGVVIANPGINTNVPIIILGSSTSSAYVAAELGLPYSFATHFAPAMAEEALSIYRKHFKASKYLDEPYFILGVLAHGADTDEEAEKLYTIAQQGSIRLLREEKGLYPLADEKFEENLNLSSAEKIFLKSRMGINLMGSKETMTKIWKEVKAKFDPDEVIAVSYMPKLEELEKSYRILKEVVENN; encoded by the coding sequence ATGGAAAATAAAAAAGTAAAAGTATCAGCTTTAAATTTAGTACCTCAATTTCAAGGTGAAACTACAATAGAGGCTATAAATAGAGCAGTAGACTTGGCAAAGATTTTGGAAGATTTAGATTATTATAGATATTGGGTAGCAGAACATCATAATTTTAGAGGAGTAGTAAGTTCAGCAACAGCATTATTAATTCAACATATATTAGCTAATACAAAGAAAATAAAGGTTGGTTCAGGTGGAGTAATGTTACCAAACCATTCTCCTCTACAGGTAGCAGAAACTTATGGAACTTTAGAAACTTTATATCCTCATAGAGTAGATTTAGGAGTTGGTAGAGCACCTGGAACTGATGCAGAAACAGCTAGTTTAATATATAGACAAAAATATGCAAATATTCATAACTTTATGGAAGACATTTTACAATTAGAGAGATATTTTGGTTCTGAAGAAGAACAAGGAGTAGTTATTGCTAATCCAGGAATAAATACTAATGTTCCTATAATTATTTTAGGTAGTTCAACAAGCTCAGCATATGTAGCAGCCGAATTAGGATTGCCATACTCTTTTGCAACTCATTTTGCACCTGCTATGGCTGAAGAAGCCCTTTCTATATATAGAAAACATTTTAAAGCTTCAAAATATTTAGATGAACCATATTTTATTTTGGGAGTTTTAGCTCATGGAGCAGATACTGATGAAGAAGCTGAAAAGCTATATACAATAGCTCAGCAAGGTTCAATAAGACTATTAAGAGAAGAAAAAGGACTATATCCTTTAGCTGATGAAAAATTTGAGGAAAATTTAAATTTAAGCTCTGCTGAAAAAATATTTTTAAAGTCAAGAATGGGAATAAATTTAATGGGTTCAAAAGAAACTATGACTAAAATCTGGAAAGAAGTAAAAGCAAAATTTGATCCTGATGAAGTAATTGCGGTAAGTTATATGCCTAAGTTAGAAGAACTAGAAAAGTCATATAGAATACTAAAAGAAGTTGTAGAAAACAATTAA
- a CDS encoding 2-hydroxyacyl-CoA dehydratase — translation MDKNCKVLIPMMMDIHFDLIAGVLKNEGYDVEVLKTDHRGVIEEGLKSVHNDMCYPALLVIGQFIDALKSGKYDTDNVALLLTQTGGGCRASNYIHLLRKALEINGFHKVKVLSLNFEGLDKKNEFSLSFKGYFNLFYSILYGDLLMSIYHQSVAYEENPGDSKNILAYWKEKLISEVGKKPFKKLKENYKKIIEHFLTIPKNLSKKKIRVGIVGEIYMKYSPLGNNHLTDYLEKEGVEAVNTGLLDFLLFNLYDTIFDRKIYGRKGLKYYFVKYVVGYIEKKQKEMIDVIKQYKSFIPPSPFAKVREMTKGYLGHGVKMGEGWLLTAEMLEFIEMGVKNIVCAQPFGCLPNHIIAKGMIRKIKDNHPEANIIAVDYDPGASSVNQENRIRLMLENARMLATE, via the coding sequence ATGGATAAAAATTGTAAAGTGCTTATTCCCATGATGATGGATATTCATTTTGACCTAATAGCAGGAGTTTTAAAAAATGAAGGATATGATGTAGAGGTACTGAAAACTGATCATAGAGGAGTTATAGAAGAAGGATTAAAAAGCGTTCATAATGATATGTGTTATCCTGCCCTTCTTGTAATAGGACAATTTATTGATGCATTAAAAAGTGGAAAATACGATACAGACAATGTAGCTTTATTGCTAACACAGACTGGAGGAGGTTGTAGAGCTTCTAATTATATTCACCTACTTCGTAAAGCATTAGAAATAAATGGTTTCCATAAGGTAAAAGTACTATCTTTAAACTTTGAAGGCTTAGACAAAAAGAATGAGTTTTCTCTTTCATTCAAAGGTTACTTCAATCTTTTCTATAGTATTTTATATGGTGATCTTTTGATGTCTATTTATCATCAATCAGTAGCATATGAAGAAAATCCAGGAGATAGTAAAAATATCCTAGCTTATTGGAAAGAAAAATTGATTTCTGAAGTTGGAAAGAAACCTTTTAAAAAGCTAAAAGAAAACTATAAAAAAATAATAGAACATTTCTTAACAATTCCTAAAAACTTAAGTAAGAAAAAAATTCGTGTAGGTATTGTAGGGGAAATTTATATGAAATATTCGCCTTTAGGAAATAATCATTTAACAGATTATTTAGAAAAAGAAGGGGTTGAAGCTGTGAATACAGGGCTTCTTGACTTTTTACTATTCAACCTATATGACACTATTTTTGATAGAAAAATTTATGGAAGAAAAGGTCTTAAGTACTACTTTGTAAAGTATGTAGTAGGATATATAGAAAAGAAACAAAAAGAAATGATAGATGTTATAAAACAATATAAATCATTTATTCCACCATCTCCTTTTGCTAAAGTTAGAGAGATGACAAAAGGTTACTTAGGACATGGAGTGAAAATGGGAGAAGGTTGGTTGTTGACAGCAGAAATGTTAGAGTTTATTGAAATGGGGGTAAAGAATATTGTTTGTGCTCAACCATTTGGTTGTTTACCTAACCATATAATTGCAAAAGGAATGATTAGAAAGATTAAAGATAATCACCCTGAAGCAAATATCATTGCTGTGGATTATGATCCAGGGGCAAGTTCTGTCAATCAAGAAAATAGAATTCGTTTAATGCTAGAAAATGCAAGAATGTTAGCTACTGAATAA
- a CDS encoding acyl-CoA dehydratase activase, with translation MYYKIGIDVGSTTLKTVILNEKDEIIEKSYQRHFSKVREMTLEHFKSLKDLLNGKKFKLAITGSAGLGISKDYGIPFVQEVFSTAGAVKKCYPQTDIVIELGGEDAKILFLKGAIEERMNGTCAGGTGAFIDQMASLLDMEVSELDKISFEHERIYPIASRCGVFAKTDVQPLLNQGAKKSDIAASIYQAVVEQTITGLAQGRPIKGTVIFLGGPLYFLKGLQERFVEVLKLSKEEAIFPELAPYFVALGSAYFADTTEEIFDYDEVVNLLSQKKEKKVEHLENPLFTSEEEFETFLKRHQKVTVPTRDITTYSGRAYLGLDSGSTTIKVVLLDEDENILYRYYSSSKGNPVSLFLEQLKKIRELCGDRIEIVSSTVTGYGEELMQVAFGVDIGIVETIAHYTAAKHFNPNVDFIIDIGGQDIKCFHIKDGAIDSIVLNEACSSGCGSFLETFAKSLGYSTQDFAKKAIFSKSPAELGSRCTVFMNSSVKQAQKDGAEVEDISAGLARSVVKNAIFKVIRARDINDLGENIVVQGGTFLNNAVLRSFEQELGREVLRPEISELMGAYGAALYGKKVQKEKSKLLNLEELENFQHNSSPGMCKLCTNHCQLTINTFTNGEKFISGNKCERGAGKKLQSDLPNMVAYKNQLFNSIPLKAGGRAKIGLPRALNIYEMLPFWAELFCSLDCDVVLSKVSNRNLYMKGQNTIPSDTVCYPAKLVHGHIIDLLEKNVDAIFYPCMSYTFDEGISDNCYNCPVVAYYPELIQANISEVEKTNFLYPHLGIENHKLFAEQMYEEFKNIIPKLTKKEMEQATEKAFKTYHEYRETVRQEGSKVLKFAEENNYPVIILASRPYHIDPEINHGLDRLLNSLQFVIVTEDALYPVEGKLTTKTLNQWGYHARMYNAAKYVSQHKNMELVHLVSFGCGIDAITTDEIQDILRSKNKLYTQLKIDEVSNLGAAKIRLRSLQATMKEREM, from the coding sequence TTGTATTACAAGATTGGAATTGATGTCGGGTCAACAACATTAAAAACCGTTATTTTAAATGAAAAAGATGAAATCATTGAAAAAAGTTATCAAAGGCATTTTTCTAAAGTAAGAGAAATGACATTAGAGCATTTTAAAAGTTTAAAAGATTTACTCAATGGAAAAAAATTTAAATTGGCTATTACAGGATCAGCAGGTCTTGGAATTTCTAAAGATTATGGAATTCCATTTGTACAAGAAGTATTTTCAACAGCTGGAGCAGTTAAAAAATGTTATCCTCAAACTGATATTGTCATTGAGCTAGGAGGAGAAGATGCAAAGATTTTGTTTCTAAAAGGAGCTATAGAAGAACGTATGAATGGAACTTGTGCAGGTGGTACAGGAGCCTTTATTGATCAGATGGCTAGTCTTTTAGATATGGAAGTTTCTGAATTGGATAAAATTAGTTTTGAACATGAAAGAATTTATCCTATTGCATCTCGTTGTGGAGTTTTTGCTAAAACAGATGTACAACCTCTTCTAAATCAAGGAGCTAAAAAATCAGATATTGCAGCAAGTATTTATCAAGCTGTTGTAGAACAAACAATAACAGGTCTTGCTCAAGGAAGACCTATAAAAGGAACTGTTATCTTCTTAGGAGGGCCTCTTTATTTCTTGAAAGGCTTACAAGAAAGGTTTGTTGAAGTACTAAAACTTTCTAAAGAGGAAGCAATTTTTCCAGAGCTAGCACCTTATTTTGTAGCTTTAGGAAGTGCATATTTTGCTGATACTACAGAAGAAATATTTGACTATGATGAAGTAGTTAATTTACTATCTCAAAAGAAAGAGAAAAAAGTTGAGCATTTAGAAAATCCTTTGTTTACTTCAGAAGAAGAATTTGAAACTTTTTTAAAAAGACATCAGAAAGTGACTGTTCCTACTAGAGATATCACAACATACTCAGGAAGAGCCTACTTAGGACTAGATTCAGGTTCTACAACTATAAAGGTGGTTCTTTTAGATGAAGATGAAAATATTTTATATCGTTACTACTCATCTTCAAAAGGAAATCCTGTTTCTTTATTCTTAGAACAACTTAAAAAAATTAGAGAACTTTGTGGAGATAGAATAGAAATAGTATCCAGTACAGTAACTGGTTATGGTGAAGAATTAATGCAAGTTGCTTTTGGAGTTGATATTGGAATTGTAGAAACAATAGCTCACTATACAGCGGCTAAGCACTTTAATCCAAATGTAGATTTCATTATTGATATTGGTGGACAAGATATTAAATGTTTCCATATCAAAGATGGTGCAATTGATTCCATTGTTTTAAATGAAGCTTGTTCTTCAGGTTGTGGATCTTTTTTGGAAACATTTGCTAAGTCTTTAGGATATAGTACACAAGATTTTGCTAAGAAAGCTATCTTTTCAAAATCTCCAGCTGAACTTGGTTCTCGTTGTACTGTTTTTATGAATTCTTCTGTTAAACAAGCTCAAAAAGATGGAGCAGAAGTAGAAGATATCTCAGCAGGACTTGCTAGAAGTGTTGTTAAGAATGCTATTTTTAAAGTAATTCGTGCTCGTGATATAAATGATTTAGGAGAAAATATTGTAGTACAAGGAGGAACTTTTTTAAATAATGCAGTCTTACGTTCTTTTGAACAAGAGCTTGGAAGAGAAGTACTAAGACCTGAAATTTCTGAGCTAATGGGTGCTTATGGAGCTGCTTTATATGGAAAAAAAGTTCAAAAAGAAAAATCAAAATTATTAAATTTAGAAGAATTAGAAAATTTTCAACATAATTCTTCACCAGGAATGTGTAAATTATGTACCAACCACTGCCAATTAACAATCAATACTTTTACAAATGGAGAAAAGTTTATCAGTGGAAATAAATGTGAAAGAGGTGCTGGAAAGAAATTACAAAGTGATTTACCTAATATGGTAGCTTACAAAAATCAGCTTTTTAACTCTATTCCATTAAAGGCTGGTGGAAGAGCAAAAATTGGATTACCAAGAGCTTTAAATATCTATGAAATGCTACCTTTCTGGGCTGAACTATTCTGTTCACTAGATTGTGATGTTGTTCTTTCAAAAGTATCAAATCGTAATCTTTATATGAAAGGACAAAATACTATCCCATCAGATACTGTTTGTTACCCAGCCAAGTTAGTACATGGACATATTATAGATTTATTAGAAAAAAATGTAGATGCTATTTTCTATCCTTGTATGAGCTATACTTTTGATGAAGGAATTTCAGATAACTGTTATAACTGTCCTGTAGTTGCTTACTATCCTGAGCTAATACAGGCTAATATAAGTGAAGTAGAAAAAACTAACTTTTTATACCCACATTTAGGAATTGAAAATCATAAATTATTTGCAGAACAAATGTATGAGGAATTTAAAAATATTATTCCAAAGTTGACTAAAAAAGAAATGGAGCAAGCTACAGAAAAAGCTTTTAAAACATATCATGAGTATAGAGAAACTGTTCGTCAAGAAGGCAGTAAAGTACTGAAATTTGCTGAAGAAAATAATTATCCTGTTATTATTTTGGCTTCTAGACCTTATCATATAGATCCAGAAATTAATCATGGATTAGATAGACTTTTAAATTCTCTACAATTTGTGATTGTAACGGAAGATGCTTTATATCCTGTTGAAGGGAAATTAACTACAAAAACATTAAATCAATGGGGATATCATGCAAGAATGTATAATGCAGCAAAATATGTGAGTCAACATAAAAATATGGAGTTAGTTCATTTAGTTAGTTTTGGTTGTGGTATAGATGCCATTACAACAGATGAAATTCAAGATATTTTACGTTCAAAAAATAAATTATATACACAATTAAAAATAGATGAAGTAAGTAACTTAGGGGCAGCAAAAATAAGACTAAGAAGCTTACAAGCAACTATGAAAGAAAGAGAGATGTAG
- a CDS encoding pyridoxamine 5'-phosphate oxidase family protein encodes MAKLTDAIKDLILNPVKEGAWTAQLGWIATVREDGAPNLGPKRSCRIYDDATLVWNENTAGEIMKDIERGSKVAIAFANWDKLDGYRFVGTAEVHKEGKYYDEAVEWAQGKMGVPKAAIVFHIEEVYTLKSGPNAGKRIDE; translated from the coding sequence ATGGCTAAATTAACAGATGCTATAAAAGATTTAATATTAAATCCAGTAAAAGAAGGAGCTTGGACTGCTCAATTAGGTTGGATTGCAACAGTAAGAGAAGATGGAGCACCAAATCTTGGTCCAAAAAGATCTTGCCGTATATATGATGATGCAACTCTAGTATGGAACGAAAATACAGCTGGAGAAATAATGAAAGATATCGAAAGAGGATCAAAAGTTGCTATAGCTTTTGCTAACTGGGATAAATTAGATGGGTACCGTTTTGTAGGAACAGCTGAAGTTCATAAAGAAGGAAAATACTATGATGAAGCTGTTGAATGGGCACAAGGAAAAATGGGTGTACCTAAAGCTGCAATAGTATTCCATATTGAAGAAGTTTATACTTTAAAATCTGGACCAAATGCTGGAAAAAGAATAGATGAATAA
- a CDS encoding PhnE/PtxC family ABC transporter permease, with the protein MKMTLDKFIKVHNTKTFLKILTIVIVLVLFFFTLNLDFQDYIDGFYRLKGLVAGMMRIESEDKKIVLFKMFETIITAFASSFIGVLLAVLCSPFLATNISNKYLARFLTVCFSIFRTVPALVMAAILVSLIGIGSFTGFISLLIITFFSATKLLKEYLEEINPAKIQSFRSFGFSKFTFLRSCIYPFSKPYIISLFFLTLESSIRGASVLGMVGAGGIGEELWKNLSFLRYDKVSFIIVILLGFIFLTDTLSWFFRKKDNLIKITTSEGYKKSKFISNFVIIGVLILLVFSLNILYEDTNKISAPIFFERLFTFFKKFRNLDFTYTGKALLALWQSFLVAFFATVFAAPSAIIVSYFANSVTSNKIIAFLIKIFINFIRTFPPVIVAILFFSGFGPGLISGFFALYLYTTGVITKVYVDVLESVEVDYGLYGKSLGLRNFYIYLKLWLPSTYTNFVSIFLYRFESNMKNSSVLGMVGAGGIGQLLMNHIAFRNWEKVWVLLIFLIITIILIENLSEYIRNKVNK; encoded by the coding sequence ATGAAAATGACATTAGACAAGTTTATCAAAGTTCATAATACTAAGACTTTTTTAAAGATTTTAACAATAGTAATTGTTTTGGTCTTATTCTTCTTTACTTTAAATTTAGATTTTCAAGACTATATTGATGGCTTCTATAGATTAAAAGGTCTTGTTGCTGGAATGATGAGAATAGAATCAGAGGATAAAAAAATCGTTTTATTTAAAATGTTTGAGACAATTATTACTGCTTTTGCTTCATCTTTTATAGGAGTTCTTTTAGCTGTGTTATGCTCTCCTTTTTTAGCAACAAATATATCTAATAAATATCTAGCTAGGTTTTTAACAGTATGTTTTTCTATCTTTAGAACTGTTCCTGCCTTAGTAATGGCTGCAATACTTGTTAGTCTTATAGGAATTGGAAGTTTTACAGGATTTATAAGTTTACTTATCATTACATTTTTTTCAGCTACTAAGCTTTTAAAGGAGTATTTAGAAGAAATAAATCCTGCTAAAATACAATCATTTAGAAGTTTTGGATTTTCAAAATTTACTTTTTTAAGATCATGTATATATCCTTTTTCTAAACCATATATCATTTCACTTTTCTTTTTAACTTTGGAATCTAGTATAAGAGGAGCAAGTGTTTTAGGTATGGTTGGAGCTGGAGGTATAGGAGAAGAACTTTGGAAAAATTTGAGTTTTCTTAGATATGATAAAGTTTCATTTATAATTGTAATCTTATTAGGTTTTATATTTTTAACAGATACTTTAAGTTGGTTCTTTAGAAAAAAAGATAATCTTATAAAAATTACTACTTCTGAAGGATATAAAAAGAGTAAATTTATTTCAAACTTTGTTATTATTGGAGTTTTAATTCTATTAGTTTTTTCATTAAATATCTTATATGAAGATACAAATAAAATATCAGCTCCAATTTTCTTTGAAAGACTATTTACTTTTTTTAAAAAATTTAGAAATTTAGATTTCACTTACACAGGAAAAGCTTTACTTGCATTGTGGCAAAGCTTCTTAGTTGCTTTTTTTGCAACAGTTTTTGCTGCTCCAAGTGCAATAATTGTAAGTTATTTTGCAAACTCTGTTACTTCTAATAAAATAATTGCTTTTCTTATAAAAATCTTTATAAATTTTATAAGAACTTTTCCACCTGTGATAGTTGCTATATTATTCTTTAGTGGCTTTGGTCCAGGACTTATAAGTGGTTTCTTTGCTTTATATCTCTACACAACTGGAGTTATAACAAAAGTTTATGTAGATGTTTTAGAAAGTGTTGAAGTTGATTATGGTCTATATGGTAAAAGTTTAGGTTTAAGAAACTTCTACATCTATTTAAAACTTTGGTTACCATCTACTTATACAAACTTTGTTTCTATATTCTTATATAGATTTGAATCTAATATGAAAAATTCAAGTGTATTAGGTATGGTAGGAGCTGGTGGTATAGGTCAATTGCTTATGAATCACATAGCTTTTAGAAATTGGGAAAAAGTATGGGTCCTTTTAATATTTTTAATAATTACTATAATTTTAATAGAAAATCTATCTGAATATATTAGAAATAAAGTTAATAAATAA
- the phnC gene encoding phosphonate ABC transporter ATP-binding protein — protein sequence METIIEVKNLKKNYGDREILKDISFSIEKGEIISIIGESGAGKSTLMRCINGLEGINSGSIKFYDIDITKLKEKERNSIKKQMAYVFQDLNIIDNMYVIDNVLIPFLNRKNFIQVLLNRFSRAEYERALYCLEKVGISKLAYTKAKYLSGGEKQRVAIARSIAPNVDLILADEPISSLDEKNSFQIMEIFKRINAKKNKTIILNLHNVEIAKKFSDKILALKNGEIFFFKKSSEVNENDIRQVYQSS from the coding sequence GTGGAAACAATTATAGAAGTAAAAAATTTAAAAAAGAATTATGGCGACAGAGAAATTCTAAAAGACATATCATTTTCTATAGAAAAAGGAGAAATTATCTCTATAATAGGTGAAAGTGGTGCAGGAAAATCTACTTTAATGAGATGTATAAATGGTTTAGAAGGTATTAATTCTGGAAGTATAAAATTCTATGATATTGACATAACTAAACTAAAAGAAAAAGAAAGAAACTCAATAAAGAAGCAAATGGCTTATGTTTTTCAGGATCTAAATATAATAGATAATATGTATGTAATAGACAATGTATTAATTCCTTTTTTAAATAGAAAAAATTTTATTCAAGTTCTTCTAAATAGATTTTCTAGAGCAGAATACGAAAGAGCTCTATATTGTTTAGAGAAAGTTGGAATATCAAAATTAGCTTATACTAAAGCTAAATATTTATCAGGTGGAGAAAAACAAAGAGTTGCCATAGCTCGTTCTATTGCTCCTAATGTTGATTTAATCTTGGCTGATGAACCTATAAGTAGTTTGGATGAGAAGAATTCATTTCAAATTATGGAAATTTTTAAAAGAATAAATGCTAAAAAGAATAAAACAATTATATTAAATTTACATAATGTTGAGATTGCAAAAAAGTTTTCAGATAAGATTTTAGCTTTAAAAAATGGAGAAATATTTTTCTTTAAAAAAAGTAGTGAGGTAAATGAAAATGACATTAGACAAGTTTATCAAAGTTCATAA